Proteins encoded in a region of the Streptomyces sp. NBC_01471 genome:
- a CDS encoding M1 family metallopeptidase: MHRRLIVPSVLAASLLLAIPASAAGFTPGAPGIGDPYYPAYGNGGYDVSHYDLKLKYQPSTDRLDGTATILATTTQDLSRFDLDFLLDVSEVRVNGAKAAFATSGQHELVVTPAKGLAKGSAVTIVVRYSGVPSTKSAYGFSTWHRTPDGAVAADEPESAWWWFPSNDHPLDKATYDVSVSVPDGTQAISNGVLQSQRSQLGRTTYNWRSNKPQATYLTTLAVGKFDITTGTTDSGVPIINAYSKDLGDNAGAARASVERTGEVADWLSGYFGPYPFNALGGYVPNTTTGYALETETRPFYSPKQFANGANVSVVVHELAHQWYGDSVSLKGWKDIWINEGFASYAEWLWSESQGDGTAQELADYVYASHPADDAFWKVKPGDPGAANQFDDAVYDRGALAIQALRNKVGDTAFFKILKGWPTEHAYGNASVADFEKYAEQVSGKPLAAFFDTWLFTTSKPAAPAAQQARIAHTDARPVAPKSWQQIERTHTVHDR, encoded by the coding sequence GTGCACCGCAGACTCATCGTCCCGAGCGTGCTCGCGGCCTCGCTCCTGCTGGCGATCCCGGCATCGGCGGCCGGCTTCACGCCCGGGGCACCGGGCATCGGCGACCCCTACTACCCGGCGTACGGCAACGGCGGATACGACGTCTCGCACTACGACCTCAAGCTGAAGTACCAGCCGTCGACGGACCGGCTGGACGGCACCGCGACCATCCTGGCCACCACGACCCAGGATCTCTCCCGGTTCGATCTGGACTTTCTGCTCGATGTGAGCGAGGTGCGCGTCAACGGCGCCAAGGCGGCCTTCGCCACGTCGGGGCAGCACGAGCTGGTGGTCACCCCGGCCAAGGGGCTGGCCAAGGGCTCCGCCGTCACCATCGTGGTCCGCTACAGCGGTGTGCCGTCCACCAAGTCGGCCTACGGCTTCTCCACCTGGCACCGCACCCCGGACGGCGCGGTGGCGGCGGACGAGCCCGAGTCGGCGTGGTGGTGGTTCCCGAGCAATGACCACCCGCTCGACAAGGCCACGTACGACGTGTCGGTCTCGGTGCCCGACGGGACCCAGGCGATCAGCAACGGCGTGCTCCAGTCGCAGCGTTCGCAGCTGGGCCGGACCACGTACAACTGGCGGTCCAACAAGCCGCAGGCCACCTATCTGACCACGCTCGCGGTCGGCAAGTTCGACATCACCACCGGCACCACCGACTCCGGTGTGCCGATCATCAACGCGTACAGCAAGGATCTGGGCGACAACGCCGGAGCGGCGCGCGCGAGTGTGGAGCGGACCGGCGAGGTCGCCGACTGGCTGAGCGGCTACTTCGGCCCCTACCCCTTCAACGCGCTCGGCGGCTATGTGCCGAACACCACCACCGGGTACGCGCTGGAGACCGAGACCCGGCCGTTCTACAGCCCCAAGCAGTTCGCGAACGGCGCCAACGTCTCGGTGGTCGTCCATGAGCTGGCGCACCAGTGGTACGGCGACAGCGTGTCCCTCAAGGGCTGGAAGGACATCTGGATCAACGAGGGCTTCGCCTCCTACGCCGAGTGGCTCTGGTCGGAGAGCCAGGGCGACGGGACCGCGCAGGAGCTGGCCGACTACGTCTACGCCTCGCACCCGGCCGACGACGCGTTCTGGAAGGTGAAGCCCGGGGACCCCGGTGCGGCGAACCAGTTCGACGACGCCGTCTACGACCGGGGCGCGCTCGCCATCCAGGCGCTGCGCAACAAGGTCGGTGACACCGCGTTCTTCAAGATCCTCAAGGGATGGCCGACGGAGCACGCCTACGGCAACGCGTCGGTGGCCGACTTCGAGAAGTACGCGGAGCAGGTCTCGGGGAAGCCGCTGGCCGCTTTCTTCGACACCTGGCTGTTCACCACGTCCAAGCCCGCCGCACCGGCGGCGCAGCAGGCCCGGATCGCGCACACGGACGCCAGGCCCGTCGCGCCGAAGTCCTGGCAGCAGATCGAGCGGACGCACACCGTGCACGACCGCTGA
- a CDS encoding LacI family DNA-binding transcriptional regulator, whose product MPEPTHGSRPTLEAVAARAGVSRATASRVVNGGAGVRQPLVDRVQQAVEELGYVPNHAARTLVTRRNGAVAVIIAEPEIRIFSDPFFSQQLRGISRELTAHDSQLVLLLVEGRKDYDRIGRYLAGGHVDGALAFSLHTEDPLPAVIHRAGIPTVFGGRPVWAGPESGLALPYADCDNRGGARAAVQHLVSLGRRQIAHIAGPQDQTSGIDRLDGYRDVLLDVDPGLTVQGAFTVESGAAAMSGLLERRPEVDAVFAANDLMASGALQVLREHGRRVPDDVAVVGFDDMEKVAECTDPPLTTVRQDIEGMGRLMVRMLVGVLDGERVTPPDSVIMPTDLVRRASA is encoded by the coding sequence TTGCCCGAACCGACCCACGGCTCCCGGCCGACCCTGGAGGCCGTCGCAGCCCGCGCGGGTGTGTCGCGGGCGACGGCCTCACGCGTCGTGAACGGCGGCGCCGGTGTGCGGCAGCCGCTGGTGGACCGGGTCCAGCAGGCCGTGGAGGAACTCGGCTACGTACCGAACCACGCGGCCAGGACGCTGGTCACCCGGCGCAACGGCGCGGTCGCCGTCATCATCGCGGAGCCGGAGATCCGGATCTTCTCGGACCCCTTCTTCTCCCAGCAGCTGCGCGGCATCAGCCGTGAACTGACCGCCCATGACTCACAGTTGGTGCTGCTGCTGGTGGAGGGGAGGAAGGACTACGACCGGATCGGCCGCTATCTGGCGGGCGGCCACGTGGACGGTGCGCTGGCCTTCTCGCTGCACACCGAGGATCCGCTGCCCGCGGTGATCCACCGGGCCGGGATCCCCACGGTCTTCGGCGGCCGGCCGGTGTGGGCGGGGCCGGAGTCCGGTCTCGCGCTGCCCTATGCCGACTGCGACAACCGGGGCGGCGCCCGCGCGGCCGTCCAGCATCTGGTCTCTCTCGGACGCAGACAGATCGCGCACATCGCGGGCCCGCAGGACCAGACATCGGGGATAGACCGGCTGGACGGCTACCGGGACGTGCTCCTCGATGTCGACCCCGGGCTCACCGTGCAGGGGGCCTTCACGGTGGAGAGCGGCGCCGCGGCGATGTCCGGGCTGCTGGAGCGGCGGCCCGAGGTGGACGCGGTGTTCGCGGCGAACGATCTGATGGCGTCGGGCGCGCTCCAGGTCCTGCGGGAACACGGCAGGCGGGTCCCCGACGATGTGGCGGTGGTGGGGTTCGACGACATGGAGAAGGTCGCCGAGTGCACCGACCCACCGCTGACGACGGTCCGTCAGGACATCGAGGGCATGGGGCGGTTGATGGTGCGGATGCTGGTCGGCGTACTGGACGGGGAGCGCGTCACTCCGCCGGACTCCGTGATCATGCCGACCGACCTGGTGCGCCGGGCCTCCGCGTGA
- a CDS encoding oxygenase MpaB family protein: MSSRTTRTGPPPPPPGGVLWSEVGDIRVLLTLPAALTMQVAHPAVGAGVDAYSVFRTDPWGRGERSLRSMQLWVYGGDAAADEGRRLRRMHRTIRGTDTRGRPYHALAPATFSWVHATGFPVFLQGRKYLGRPYTDAQERQLYAEWLQVGRILGIADRDMPQTVEEFWPYYRKMLADEIEATPVVRELTDPGSPVPPPDRGPRPLRPLLRMLWPVLLPPLARFRHFVTVGLMPPEARQAIGLEWSDSQERTLRRFGRCVRAVVPVLPERVRYLPLARAARAGHRAAVQGVAMSGRTSDVTRRPGAPGRSA; this comes from the coding sequence ATGAGCAGCCGCACCACGCGGACGGGGCCGCCACCGCCACCGCCGGGCGGCGTGCTGTGGAGCGAGGTCGGTGACATCCGGGTGCTGCTCACGCTGCCCGCGGCGCTGACCATGCAGGTGGCCCACCCGGCTGTCGGCGCCGGCGTCGACGCGTACTCCGTCTTCCGTACCGATCCGTGGGGCCGCGGTGAGCGCTCCCTGCGCTCGATGCAGCTGTGGGTGTACGGCGGGGACGCCGCCGCCGATGAGGGGCGCAGGCTGCGCCGTATGCACCGGACCATCCGCGGCACCGACACCCGTGGCCGCCCGTACCACGCCCTCGCCCCGGCCACCTTCTCCTGGGTGCACGCCACTGGTTTCCCGGTCTTCCTGCAGGGCCGGAAGTACCTCGGGCGTCCCTACACCGACGCACAGGAACGGCAGTTGTACGCGGAGTGGCTCCAGGTCGGGCGGATCCTCGGCATCGCCGACCGGGACATGCCACAGACCGTCGAGGAGTTCTGGCCGTACTACCGGAAGATGCTCGCCGACGAGATCGAGGCGACCCCGGTGGTGCGGGAGCTGACCGACCCGGGCAGCCCCGTGCCGCCCCCGGACCGCGGGCCGCGTCCGCTCCGCCCGCTGCTCCGGATGCTCTGGCCGGTGCTGCTGCCGCCGCTGGCCCGCTTCCGGCACTTCGTCACCGTGGGGCTGATGCCGCCCGAGGCGCGCCAGGCGATCGGTCTGGAGTGGTCGGATTCCCAGGAGCGGACACTGCGCCGTTTCGGCCGGTGTGTCCGGGCCGTGGTGCCCGTGCTTCCCGAGCGGGTGCGCTATCTGCCGCTGGCCCGTGCGGCACGGGCCGGTCACCGGGCCGCGGTGCAGGGCGTTGCGATGTCCGGCCGTACGTCCGACGTCACGCGGAGGCCCGGCGCACCAGGTCGGTCGGCATGA